The Daucus carota subsp. sativus chromosome 2, DH1 v3.0, whole genome shotgun sequence genome includes a window with the following:
- the LOC108209499 gene encoding separase isoform X2, producing MDNSPEASDLLSKLESSPDFRNFYTLISSYLLPFTSTLTTSKPSKSSKRVVDNTRALAKQFLPFLNRCLSLIPKRLLSQCPKLDSSSALQLFDSYVVCLNCMDSVSSQLSGKAYAVHLQRVRLVHCYLFWERYGDASREGLSLLQSVCRLGGDGNRNEYVPDMTRENEKDHDFAWLVVEIVVSLVKCVAMDQSKVESDYRRLLVMISEVTPWFRILDANAYEKLHRVHVSYMSKCALILVDDLNDFDDKVARRFCLATFAELAKSSSKDQLFKFAHRLCYSLFSKEKNPSSVVDILACVLDSVANAGEVGTQTSTELLELVSYCATKSLYASSDMSFSVAEQLQKFADDICLVSPSPTPLLTSLYATGLFFSDFCGQTMAKGSTSSRTDKDSSIYGFLLYYEHRLQELTGYLQSLKHYYNSTKRISLHEDPDLVSYFNALKFLCKPLAEFVNSERGTIVTEIVDATSAAKLKYIQDALHQYLEIFILYQRGSEKKREANDGNNKTTLCVAVAAFILSVKRNQGIKESTTFIKNSISSDWIQFHGLKFLFSSLYNFGVVLYKNNNTKEASLSLKLCCRASWTCLLNNCKLFEDKSIEFSDEMSEDSIIGLLAEACTRSAFVLDVLYQCDCNKMNKLITYSLEKWAAAEKLFDRLPSPTALLKQWVKIQCKISKTDDVENNGKTLYSVLSSSVKMSKRAPGILLEQELLLYEEMRPLNPTFCRRMRMKIVDILLKEVYVTKTIQRSRVLIAKGRELRACGVERLDDCIECLSESISMMSETNRSIHCDSIHSYYLANAYCLRALCTQEAEPDRKVLSQKRIFQDMDAAIKLWMSIDLPCLSGQIDMVFENILFLLYHVVDLLSLKGYMKFHANIYEIIIRLFEWRNVPVKKLLAILWECRRLGHALCASPVNETFITTLSNHCDASNTMEYWLSCLTESPLLEVGFKQNFSYMFTDFSLVAHHHVSSQAEITIDGVEQAVSNLLSSVPLSSGSASIAAHMYYDLGERLISNGQFIEALSYAKEAYQIRTKLFQEKFMYKIDQQSEVCNGTGEVLQKQCYSLKTLDIFSSVATAAWSSECVTRDFDSHVVTPWNVLQRYLESILQVGSIHEIVGNGSDAKRLLLWGKNISCFQDLPLFTISFSSVLGKLYCKEQLWEFAELELQKARHLLDKLDSWSPFYCCKCKLVLEVTIDQQLGDLSRGRCDDSNIGELSVDRLLYAEKRYRIALETLRFSEWKNSVSNPEETAVSGTGTSFSLQSNYLETKISFECCNREETKVDQEISRKSRKVAKILPKGQCLTRQQNRMMTRSCRKNIECDQEEKSKNKSKFPSSDAVHKNTKIVNLGSRASKEIKCWYCLPHDVSESGYLIDYIHMKWELVRRRLLLRVLTSIGKCSVIQNERQKGDEIFSESISVLVARNQFSPTYQSVPFSLKLDLIGSDIPGDALAVERATILYNLCWFILKYNHCKGTSVGSDFSGITISRIMAWLKLAFLICREVPVLFRKVSRLLAVLYICSSVKILSLPSSHSDTITASQWGSYFHQASLGTHFNQQLFSHKAGKQKGESFSKTKGCLSTSSSLGQETANSVRRTPDILLREFVSNFYQSLPPATIICISLLGVAYASLLRELSSSPASVRAWILFSRLKSDGQPVFLLLPADSILGEASGDETTSLGFLHESQSSVKRWHCPWGSTVVDDVAPVFKLILEQNYLSSSAYPLEDTKMTRSLWWTQRRKLDQYLGHFLRDIEEKWFGPWKFLFCSDWSDCKHLDLAINKLADDLKVKCDVNLHESLLRVILAGGQHACDSSRCVPNLILNNGCHVDGVECNIDEMSMVFKLILETIHEFEEDLCVNREPIILVLDHEIQMLPWESLPILRNQEVYRMPSICSIFASLDRHDHKKLGTGSMVFPSIDPLDAYYLLNPSGDLISTEVEFDKWFKDQNLEGKTGMTPTIEELTGALESHELFIYFGHGSGAQYIPNHEIQKLRTCAATLLMGCSSGSLSLSGSYSPQGAPLCYLIAGSPVIVANLWEVTDKDIDRFGKAMLDAWLRERSMDQASCAQCDAITDELKSLSISAAKGKGKKKTSRKILSAICDVSKCNTCRHRPKIGTFTSQAREACTLPFLIGASPVCYGVPTGIKKKVIL from the exons ATGGATAACTCCCCGGAAGCCTCTGATTTACTCTCCAAACTCGAATCATCTCCCGATTTTCGAAACTTCTACACTCTCATTTCCTCCTATCTCCTCCCATTTACCTCAACCCTAACCACCAGCAAACCCTCAAAATCATCGAAACGCGTAGTTGATAATACTCGAGCTCTCGCGAAGCAGTTTCTCCCCTTCCTTAACCGATGCCTTTCTTTAATCCCCAAGCGCCTTCTCTCCCAATGCCCCAAGCTCGATTCTAGTTCGGCGCTCCAGCTCTTCGATAGTTATGTTGTTTGTCTTAATTGTATGGACTCCGTGTCCAGTCAGTTGTCAGGGAAGGCGTATGCTGTGCATTTGCAGAGAGTTAGGTTGGTGCATTGTTATTTGTTTTGGGAGAGGTATGGGGATGCCAGCAGGGAAGGACTTTCGTTGTTGCAGTCGGTTTGTAGACTTGGAGGTGATGGTAATAGGAATGAGTATGTTCCCGATATGACGAGGGAGAATGAGAAGGATCATGATTTTGCGTGGTTGGTTGTGGAGATTGTTGTGTCGCTGGTTAAATGTGTGGCGATGGATCAAAGTAAAGTCGAAAGTGATTATCGGAGACTGCTCGTCATGATCAGTGAAGTTACACCTTGGTTTAG AATTCTTGACGCAAATGCATATGAGAAACTGCATAGGGTGCACGTGTCCTACATGAGTAAATGTGCTTTGATTTTGGTTGATGACCTAAACGATTTTGATGATAAAGTGGCTCGCCGATTTTGCTTGGCAACATTTGCTGAGCTTGCAAAGTCATCATCAAAGGATCAACTTTTCAAG TTTGCACACAGGTTATGCTACTCCCTGTTTTCGAAGGAAAAAAACCCATCCTCCGTAGTTGACATTTTAGCATGTGTACTGGATTCTGTGGCCAATGCAGGCGAG GTTGGGACCCAGACTAGTACGGAACTCCTAGAACTCGTCAGTTACTGTGCTACCAAATCTCTTTATGCCAGTTCAGATATGAGTTTTTCTGTGGCAGAGCAATTACAGAAATTTGCTGATGATATATGTTTG GTTTCTCCATCACCAACCCCGTTGCTGACAAGTCTATATGCCACAGGGTTGTTTTTCAGTGATTTTTGTGGTCAAACAATGGCGAAGGGATCAACTAGTAGTAGAACGGACAAAGATTCATCAATATATGGATTTTTGCTTTATTATGAACATAGGCTTCAGGAACTAACTGGTTACCTTCAATCACTGAAGCATTACTACAACTCTACTAAAAGGATCAGCTTGCATGAAGATCCAGATTTGGTATCTTACTTCAATGCACTGAAGTTCTTGTGCAAGCCTCTTGCTGAATTTGTTAATTCTGAAAGGGGAACTATAGTTACAGAAATAGTAGATGCCACATCTGCTGCAAAGCTGAAGTATATTCAAGATGCACTACATCAATATCTCGaaatttttattctttatcAGAG GGGCTCAGAGAAGAAAAGAGAAGCAAATGATGGTAACAATAAAACAACTCTTTGTGTAGCTGTGGCTGCTTTCATCCTCTCAGTCAAGAGAAATCAAGGAATCAAG GAGAGCACGACTTTTATCAAGAATTCCATTTCATCCGACTGGATCCAGTTTCATGGGCTGaagtttcttttttcttctctgTACAATTTCGGTGTTGTTctctacaaaaataataatacaaaagaG GCTTCATTATCATTGAAGTTATGTTGTAGAGCTTCATGGACATGCCTTCTAAACAATTGCAAGCTGTTTGAAGACAAATCAATCGAGTTTTCTGATGAAATGTCAGAGGATTCAATTATAGGCCTTCTTGCTGAGGCATGCACCAGGAGTGCATTTGTTTTAGATGTACTTTATCAATGTGACTGTAATAAAATGAATAAGCTCATTACTTATAGTCTGGAAAAATGGGCTGCTGCTGAAAAGCTTTTTGACCGACTGCCCAGTCCTACAGCTTTGCTAAAGCAGTGGGTGAAG ATACAATGCAAAATTTCTAAAACTGATGATGTAGAGAACAATGGCAAAACATTATATTCTGTGCTGTCATCCTCTGTTAAAATGTCAAAAAGAGCACCTGGTATCTTACTTGAGCAG GAACTTCTTTTGTATGAAGAAATGAGGCCATTGAACCCAACATTTTGCCGAAGAATGCGGATGAAAATTGTTGACATCCTTCTAAAAGAGGTTTATGTTACAAAGACAATACAGAGATCCCGAGTTCTCATTGCAAAAGGAAGGGAGTTGAGAGCATGTGGAGTTGAAAGACTTGATGACTGTATAGAATGTTTGTCGGAATCTATATCTATGATG AGTGAAACAAATCGTAGCATTCATTGCGACTCTATACACTCCTACTACTTGGCCAATGCTTATTGCTTACGTGCATTGTGTACTCAAGAGGCTGAACCTGACAGAAAGGTGTTATCGCAAAAAAG AATTTTTCAAGACATGGATGCTGCTATCAAGCTGTGGATGAGCATAGATCTTCCTTGTCTGTCTGGGCAGATAGATATggtttttgaaaacattttgttCCTGTTGTACCATGTAGTTGATTTGTTATCACTTAAG GGCTACATGAAATTTCATGCCAATATATATGAGATAATAATTAGATTATTTGAATGGAGGAATGTACCTGTAAAAAAGCTTTTAGCTATACTATGGGAATGCAGAAGACTAGGCCATGCTCTTTGTGCTTCACCTGTAAATGAAACATTTATTACAACCTTGTCAAACCATTGTGATGCATCAAATACCATGGAATACTGGCTGAGTTGTCTAACGGAATCACCATTGTTGGAAGTTGGTTTTAAGCAAAACTTCTCGTATATGTTTACTGATTTCTCACTGGTTGCACACCACCATGTAAGTTCTCAAGCAGAAATCACCATTGATGGAGTTGAGCAGGCTGTGTCTAATCTCCTTTCAAGT GTTCCTCTTTCTAGTGGTTCAGCTTCTATTGCTGCACATATGTACTATGATTtgggggagagattgatatCTAATGGGCAATTCATTGAG GCTCTTTCATATGCCAAAGAAGCATACCAGATACGCACTAaactttttcaagaaaaatttaTGTACAAAATAGATCAGCAAAGTGAAGTCTGCAATGGAACTGGAGAAGTGCTACAAAAGCAGTGTTACAGTCTCAAGACTTTAGACATATTTTCTTCTGTGGCTACAGCAGCTTGGTCTTCGGAATGTGTTACACGTGATTTTGACAGCCATGTTGTTACTCCATGGAATGTACTGCAACGTTATCTTGAAAGCATTTTACAG GTTGGATCCATTCATGAAATTGTCGGAAATGGATCAGATGCGAAAAGGCTTTTATTGTGGGGGAAGAACATATCCTGTTTTCAGGATTTGCCACTATTTACTATATCATTCTCTTCTGTTCTAG GTAAACTATATTGCAAGGAACAGCTGTGGGAGTTCGCTGAATTGGAACTACAGAAGGCCCGACACTTGCTGGATAAATTAGATAGCTGGAGCCCCTTTTATTGCTGCAAGTGTAAATTAGTTCTGGAAGTTACAATCGACCAGCAACTTGGAGATTTGTCTAGAGGTCGATGTGATGATTCTAATATTGGTGAATTATCTGTTGATAGGTTATTATATGCTGAGAAAAGGTATAGAATTGCACTTGAGACGCTGAGATTTTCAGAATGGAAGAATTCTGTTAGTAACCCTGAGGAAACAGCAGTTAGTGGAACTGGAACGAGCTTTTCACTACAGTCTAATTACTTGGAAACAAAGATATCCTTCGAGTGCTGTAATAGGGAGGAAACTAAAGTTGATCAAGAAATTTCTAGAAAGTCGAGAAAAGTTGCTAAGATTTTACCGAAGGGTCAATGTTTGACGCGACAACAAAACCGTATGATGACTAGGTCTTGTAGAAAGAATATTGAATGTGATCAAGAGGAGAAATCAAAAAACAAGAGCAAATTTCCTTCCTCGGATGCTGTtcacaaaaacacaaaaattgtGAATTTGGGAAGCAGGGCCTCTAAAGAAATCAAGTGTTGGTACTGTCTGCCACATGATGTTAGTGAATCTGGTTATCTTATTGATTATATACACATGAAATGGGAGTTGGTTCGCAGGCGGCTTTTGTTAAGAGTGCTCACCAGCATAG GAAAATGCTCGGTAATTCAGAATGAAAGACAGAAAGGAGATGAAATTTTCTCTGAAAGCATCTCCGTACTTGTCGCTCGGAATCAATTTTCTCCAACTTACCAGTCTGTTCCTTTTAGTTTAAAGCTTGATTTGATTGGATCTGATATTCCTGGAGATGCACTGGCAGTCGAACGTGCAACAATTCTTTACAACCTTTGCTGGTTCATCCTGAAATATAATCATTGCAAGGGTACAAG TGTTGGTTCTGATTTTTCCGGAATTACAATATCAAGAATAATGGCTTGGCTGAAGCTGGCATTTCTAATCTGCCGCGAGGTTCCTGTACTTTTTCGGAAG GTTTCCAGGTTGCTTGCTGTTCTGTATATATGTTCCTCAGTCAAAATTTTGTCTCTGCCTTCATCTCATTCCGACACTATCACTGCCAGTCAGTGGGGTTCATATTTTCATCAAGCTTCTCTCGGCACACACTTTAATCAGCAGTTGTTTTCACATAAGGCTGGGAAGCAGAAAGGCGAAAGTTTTTCAAAAACTAAG GGATGCCTTTCTACCTCAAGTTCACTTGGTCAAGAAACAGCCAACTCAGTCAG GCGTACGCCAGATATACTACTGAGAGAATTTGTATCAAATTTCTATCAGAGCCTTCCTCCTGCTACGATCATCTGTATTAGCTTGCTTGGAGTTGCTTATGCCAGTTTGCTTAGAGAATTATCTTCTTCTCCTGCATCTGTTCGAGCATGGATACTGTTTTCACGTCTGAAATCAGACGGTCAACCTGTTTTTCTTCTTCTACCAGCAGATTCGATTTTAGGAG AAGCTTCAGGTGATGAAACCACCAGCCTGGGGTTCCTCCATGAAAGCCAGAGTAGTGTTAAAAGATGGCATTGTCCTTGGGGCTCCACTGTGGTTGATGATGTAGCTCCAGTATTCAAATTGATACTAGAACAGAATTACTTGTCATCGTCAGCATACCCCCTAGAAGATACAAAGATGACAAGGTCATTGTGGTGGACACAAAGAAGAAAGCTAGACCAATACCTTGGACACTTTCTTAG GGATATAGAAGAAAAATGGTTTGGACCATGGAAATTCTTGTTTTGTAGTGACTGGTCAGACTGCAAGCACCTAGATCTAGCAATCAATAAGCTGGCAGATGATCTTAAAGTGAAATGTGATGTTAATCTACATGAGAGTCTTCTGAGAGTTATCTTGGCAGGTGGGCAACATGCCTGTGATAGCTCAAGATGTGTTCCAAACTTAATTTTGAATAATGGATGCCATGTTGACGGTGTGGAATGTAATATTGATGAAATGTCCATGGTGTTCAAGCTTATTCTTGAAACAATCCATGAGTTTGAGGAGGACCTTTGTGTAAATAGAGAACCGATCATCTTAGTGCTGGATCATGAGATTCAG ATGCTTCCTTGGGAGAGTTTGCCGATATTAAGAAATCAGGAGGTTTACCGCATGCCTTCTATTTGCAGCATTTTTGCATCCCTTGATCGACATGATCATAAAAAGCTCGGAACGGGTTCCATGGTCTTTCCATCGATAGATCCCCTAGATGCctattatttgttaaatccCAGTGGAGACCTTATTAGCACTGAAGTTGAATTCGATAAGTGGTTTAAAGATCAGAATTTGGAG GGGAAAACTGGAATGACACCAACAATCGAAGAACTGACCGGTGCCTTGGAGAGCCATGAACTTTTTATCTACTTTGGTCATGGAAGTG GGGCGCAATATATTCCCAATCACGAAATTCAGAAGCTTAGAACGTGTGCTGCTACTCTCCTGATGGGATGCAGTAGTGGATCTTTATCTTTGAGTGGATCTTACAGCCCACAAGGAGCTCCACTGTGCTACCTTATAGCCGGATCTCCTGTAATTGTTGCTAATTTATGGGAGGTAACTGACAAAGATATTGATCGATTTGGTAAGGCCATGCTTGATGCTTGGTTAAGAGAGAGATCAATGGATCAAGCAAGTTGTGCTCAATGTGATGCTATTACAGACGAACTAAAATCTCTGAGCATAAGTGCAGCTAAAGGAAAGGGGAAGAAAAAGACTTCACGAAAAATTTTATCTGCTATTTGTGATGTTAGTAAATGTAATACTTGTAGACACAGACCAAAGATTGGAACTTTTACGAGTCAAGCTCGAGAAGCATGCACTTTGCCATTTTTGATTGGAGCATCACCAGTGTGTTATGGTGTTCCAACAGGCATAAAAAAGAAAGTAATCTTATAG